One genomic window of Planctomycetia bacterium includes the following:
- a CDS encoding ammonia-forming cytochrome c nitrite reductase subunit c552 — translation MTLTAKKWIIAVLGAAFLVSLIFVQWMEVERKREEIGAVAPHIVVPVSSQQCVTCHAQSSPGIIDHWKGSTHAVKGVGCVDCHIAQKGDVDGFDHYGHHIATVITPKDCGRCHQQETEEFMASHHAKAGNILASLDNFLAETVEGSKVPFNPHSPTPGMEVTQVNGMASAFTGCLQCHGSKVALQSKDGAMITVDDLKPDDKGQPTNQAILASIARDDSGRPKFHTGTWPNTGIGRLNLDGSRGSCSACHSRHDFSPRRARQPENCGKCHLGPDHPQKEIYEESKHGVAFRDLHAKMNLDAKDWVLGKDYSQAPTCATCHMSANTRNGEKVTHDPGTRISWTNRPPVSLKMDTDAEGKIVKDLDPEVRRKTIVKTSEERRTEMKNVCSHCHTPDYINGFYKQYDDFVVNYNEKFAKPGQMIIGALREQKLLTPQEFDEKIEWTWFYLWHHEGRRARHGASMMAPDYAHWHGMYEVAERFYQELIPEAREIADHAQESGNQAGADAVRKAIDDLLARPEHQWFEQQLKPKETSASAAAP, via the coding sequence CGTGGTGCCAGTGAGCAGCCAGCAGTGCGTGACCTGCCATGCGCAGTCATCGCCGGGGATCATCGACCACTGGAAGGGAAGCACGCATGCCGTGAAGGGAGTCGGCTGTGTCGATTGCCACATTGCGCAGAAAGGGGACGTCGACGGCTTCGATCACTACGGGCATCACATCGCCACGGTGATCACGCCGAAAGACTGCGGACGCTGCCATCAACAGGAAACCGAAGAGTTCATGGCCAGCCACCACGCTAAGGCGGGGAATATCCTGGCGTCGCTGGATAATTTTCTCGCGGAAACGGTGGAAGGCTCGAAAGTTCCGTTCAATCCGCACTCGCCTACACCAGGGATGGAAGTCACGCAAGTCAACGGCATGGCGAGCGCCTTCACGGGCTGTTTGCAATGCCACGGCAGCAAAGTGGCGCTGCAATCTAAAGACGGGGCGATGATCACGGTCGACGATCTCAAACCGGACGACAAAGGGCAGCCGACGAATCAAGCGATTCTGGCTTCGATCGCGCGCGATGACAGCGGGCGGCCGAAGTTTCATACCGGGACCTGGCCGAATACCGGTATCGGGCGTTTGAATTTGGATGGCTCGCGCGGCTCGTGTTCCGCATGTCATAGCCGTCACGATTTTTCCCCACGGCGCGCTCGCCAGCCGGAAAACTGCGGCAAGTGCCACTTGGGTCCGGATCATCCGCAGAAGGAAATCTACGAGGAATCGAAGCATGGCGTGGCGTTTCGCGATTTGCACGCCAAGATGAATCTCGACGCCAAGGACTGGGTGCTGGGCAAGGACTATTCGCAAGCGCCGACGTGCGCGACGTGCCATATGTCGGCTAACACCCGGAACGGCGAGAAGGTGACGCATGATCCGGGAACGCGGATTTCTTGGACGAATCGACCGCCGGTGAGTTTGAAGATGGACACCGACGCTGAGGGGAAGATCGTCAAGGATCTCGATCCGGAGGTGCGGCGGAAGACGATCGTCAAGACTTCGGAAGAGCGGCGGACGGAGATGAAGAACGTCTGCTCGCATTGCCACACGCCCGATTACATCAACGGGTTCTACAAGCAATACGACGATTTCGTCGTCAACTACAACGAGAAGTTTGCCAAGCCAGGGCAGATGATTATTGGGGCGCTCCGCGAGCAGAAACTGCTGACGCCGCAGGAGTTCGATGAGAAGATCGAGTGGACCTGGTTCTACCTCTGGCATCACGAAGGACGCCGCGCAAGGCATGGCGCGTCAATGATGGCGCCGGACTACGCACACTGGCACGGCATGTACGAAGTGGCCGAGCGGTTTTATCAGGAACTGATCCCGGAAGCGCGGGAAATCGCCGATCACGCCCAGGAATCCGGTAACCAGGCGGGCGCCGACGCGGTGCGCAAGGCGATCGATGATTTGCTCGCGCGACCGGAACACCAGTGGTTCGAGCAGCAGTTGAAGCCGAAGGAGACGAGCGCGAGCGCGGCGGCGCCTTAA